In Brettanomyces bruxellensis chromosome 7, complete sequence, the sequence TTCTTAAAGGCCTGCTTTCTAAACCTCCTCAGGTAGAACATGGTGTACGTGCCAACCAAGAACCTCGTCAAGTAGCCAGTGCTAATATTTCCATAGAATGTGGACATGGTCGAGAACACGATGGTGGGGTTGAAGTGGGCCAAGATCCGGAAGTTTGTCTTTCGGTAGATGCAGAAGATCACCACTGGGGCAATGGCACCAACAGCAAACCCGTAGGGAAGAAATCTATACCTGTTAAAGAGCTCTTGAGGTCCAACCAACACGTATTGCGCCCCGTTGGCAACATAATTGACCAAAGTCTGGCCCGTCCACTGATGTAAAGGGTCGTCTATCTCACCCCTGAGATACTGCATCTTGTGTTTAAGCACCCATCTGAGAGAAAGGTAGTTGAAGGGAACGCCGATCAAGTCGCCGAATATCTGCGAAAAGAACACATACCTGGGCGGGACCAGGTTGTACATTCCTATTTTCTGGTCCTGCAGTATGTATTGGGCTCTGTACCAGCAGTTCCCCGCTATTGCGCCATACATCGATGCTCCAACTGGGTGTTTCAGCCCGGAGGATGGAAGAAACGTCTTATGCTGCACCATGAGGCCGTAAAGAAGCTCGTTAAACGTCCCGATTGCCAACTGGAAGTTCGAAGATGCATACAAATAGGCCATGGGTGTCACTATGACGGCACCAACCGCCAATGCCACTATATAGGTCCTCCATGACATGAAAACAAGCCCGGAATACGTCACGCAGGAAAGTGTGATGAAGCTGAGTGCGAAAAGAGCGCCAAACCACCAATCAGGGACGTCTTTGTACAGGGAGTACTGCTTGTTGATCCGGTCATCGTATCGGGGAGATTTTTCAGCATGCTGATGTGGTTTCTGTGCTGACAGGTCTGCAAATGAGGATTGGTGATCAGAAAGAAGCGGAATCTCCTCTTTTGTGAACTCCGATGAGCGTCTCGAGGCCCATTTTCGGACGTGCAACCAGCTTTTCTCTAGATCCTTCCATCCAAACGTCACCAGCCACATAATCGCACTCGTGTACGCCGCATAGTCgaagaagatgttgaagagACGCTGCGATCCGTAGTAAATGGGGCCGTACATATCGTAGGCAGTCTTGTTGAAGCGGAAATCGTCCGTCAGGAGCTTCTCAATTGGATAATGCTTGCCGTTtgagagaagaagatggttGTCCATGAGCCCCAAGGCGTATTTTCCAGCCTTAAACCACTTGATTACGGGAAGAAAGCACCAGCAGGTCAGCACAAAGCCCACAAACTCCAACGCGATGGTCCAATAGGGGCTTAGCATCACCTCGGACGTGATATTACTCCAGTCTAGGGAAAAGTTGACGGCTCCCAAGCCACCCAACCCTGAGCCTATGAAGTTGAATGCCGAATTATGCGGGGCCATCCAGCACAAAACGGCAAGAGACGATGTCATGGGGAAGATGAACTCGGGGAAAAACTGCCACGCAAACATGCCGGCCATTGCGAAAAGGAACACCTTCATCTGCGGCGTTTTTCCACTATTTACGCTTTTTGCTCGAGAGCCTTTCTGCTGAGCCCGGAAAAGAGACGTTTGCATTAAGGCCTTGGGCCAGACGAATTTCGGATCATAGAGCACGAATTTCCTCGCTACCGCACCAAAGGAGTACCCGGTCCACACTATTCCGTACATAAAAGCCAAGCACGCCCAGACGGGAATGTCAATATCGTAAAAGATCTTTGCCAACGAGATTCCAAAGGTTCCCTGGTTCCCAGTTGCTCCAGATGCCGCtgttagtgttaccaggACCGATTCTTTGACGGACCAGGGTCCTGGATTCAAGCTGAACTTGAACAACCCCAAGTTCACATCTCTGTGGGGCAATACTTGCGAAAGCCACTCTCCTAGTGGATACGATAGAAGTTGCACCACCAAAACTCCATACGGTGCACTTGTTGTTCTGAATGAGTTCATCGTGTCCATCAGGGCACCCGGAACCACAAACAAAACGCTCAGGAGGAAGTATCTGAACGTCAACAAGGGCGGATCTGCCTTGTGATGCTCGTACTGGGTCtgatttttcaactctAACGTCTCAACAACGATATCTGGTATATTTCGAAGGTCTCCTTCCACTTCACCgccttcttcatctccaGGCAAAGCTTTCTTGAGTCTCCACTCACTCAAATTGTCGCTGCTACTGTTGTGGACCATTCAAAAAGACAGATGCCGAAAAAAAGTCAATGTGTACTCCAGCTGCTATTTCTACTGGCTATAGTGTTAAGGTGGAATTTTTCCAAGATGACACTCGAATTCGATTCCTCTTTACGCTGACTTGAACATCTTTGATTTTGCCCTGTCATCTTTGATTTTGCCCTCATAATATACTGCGACCTATCTTTGTGCCTGATTAGTAAGATCTGTAATGATGACTGTGGCGTCAAACGGACAACCGTTGAGCCCACAAATATTTCGCGTCCTGCAATAGCACGTGACCGGAGTATCGTCCCGTCGACGCGTCAGCAATGGGGCTGAGAATCGGGCATGCGAATTTGCGTCGgtcatttttattgtatttgcTTCAAGAGTGACCAGTCAGGTTGGTCATAAGTCATTTTGTTCTAGTATACGTTTATCGGAGATTGTTTTCGTGGCTGTGCTGCAAGGAAATCTGCGTGATGTGAGATTTGGAAGTGTGAGGGGGATGGATAGGGAAGAAGtgaagagagaaaatcCGGATTCTAGTTAAGCATAATTTGGcaattatttgaatttgcatttgcatttggcGTctatttgcatttgcatttggcATTcagcatttgcatttgcatttgccatatcttattttcattctaCACACCAGACAATCAAAAACCTACACCTATATGTATGGAACGATGGGATGAACCTTGGAATGTAAATCAAGCTCATCAGTGCATTACTTCTTAATTTGGAAGCATGGTCGATCTCAATCAATTTTTCTCCGTCTCAATTTTTTCGCTTCATATTCTCCACGCGTTACAATAATAGAATCAGCTGGACCCTATAATTTTAGATTGCGTGCAATCTGCATGTGTTCCAGACAGAAATCTGCGTATTGATTTTCCATTCATTCACTATTTGCTCTTCGCAGTTTAGGGGTTGGGCTCCATTGGTAATTACGCTTTCATTTTGGGAAATCTTCACTTGCATCTGAAGTTATAAGAATTGGAGTTCTTtagaaatatatttaagTTTGCACATTCTGAAATCTTGACCTGGAGTAACTATTTCCACATTTCATTGCTTTCTAACTTTCATTCTAACTTTCATTCTAACTTTCATTCTAACTTTCATTCCAATTTTCATTCCAATTTTCATTCCTAACATTCATTCCAATTTTCATTCCTATTACCATTTTCCATCTTGACATTCCAAACTCTAACATCTCTGGTTCCCAACATGTCACAGCCAATAAAAAGCCCGTTTGATGTCGATGAGTACGATTCGGATAATTCTCATGATGCAACCGATAACTATGAAATGAGTGGGTGGTCCCATACTAACAGAAGAAGACCTCCTCCTGCAACTTCAATATCGCCCATGTCCCAAAATAGGAGTAAGGCACACTCGACTATCAGGCAAGATGCCCTTTTAAGTCCTCCTGGTGCAACAAGAAGAGCTCCGGGCACATCCCGGCCTTTTAGCGGGAGTAATGTCGTGAATTCAAGTTACGAGTATGATCTCGGAGAATATTTCAACGGGGGAAGCGATaatgaggaagaggaaaaggGGACTTACGACTCGAAAAGTTTCTTGGATGAAAATTATTTGGGCAGCAATCGGTCGAAAAGCGCGTCGATGAGCCAGATATCGGCGCAGTCGTCGGCGCTGCCCCTCCAGCAGGGCGGTCGGGAGTCTTTCCCCTTTCAGCAGTTTGTGCGAGATGCGGACGAGCCTGAGATATTCGGCCAGGAGGGATTTGTGGCTGAGGAGAAGCGCCAGCTGGGGCAGCGCCAAGGCGGTGCGGCCGTGCAGCCGGCATATGGGTCGGACCCCGGTTTCGAACCCAGGGGTGCACCGGGTGGTGCGCCCGGGGGTGCGCCTGGTGTGCCAAGCGCGCAGGGCAGTTATTTGGGCAGTGCGGTGGCGTATGCCCAAACAGGAAATAACGCCGCCCTGCCCAACGTGGCCGGTGCAGAGCAGGTGAAGCTTCTAAACGGTGCCTACTACAGTTTTGACTACCCGGTACCCGGCCCGCTACTCGGGAAGATCCCGTTCCCCGGAGCACGTGACTTGGCAGAGTTCAAATATGTTAGATACCATGCAGTGACTGCAGATCCGAAGGATTACAAGCCGGAGAACGCCGAGGCCTGCAGGTATATTGAGAATTTCCCGCTCAGAAGCAAGTGGTATGCGGTTCCCAGGGAGACAGAGCTCATGATTGTGTGCACGATGTACAATGAGGACGAGGTGCTCTTGGCCCGGACCTTGAAAGGTGTGTTTAAGAATATCAAGAAGATGTACAGGGGGGAGGAACCGTTTGGCAAGGACTGCTGGAAGAAAATCGTGGTTGTTGTGGTTGCAGACGGCCGTAACAAGCTCAACGAGCGGGCCAAGGCGCTCCTCACGTTGCTTGGGTGCTACCAGGAGGGAGTTATCCAGGAGAAGGTGAACGGGAAAGATGTCAAAGCGCATTTGTTCGAGTATACGACGAGTTTTGGCATTGGCAAGTTCGAATATGGCAGTAGCAGGTCTGCTGATGGCAAAACACAGGCGCAGAGCACACAGAAGAGCACTGGAAGTTCGTATTTCAGCTCGTCGTGCCCAAAAATCCCGCTTGTTACCGAGCAGACGATCCCAGTGCAGCTGATGTTTCTCCTAAAAGAGCACAATGCACAGAAAATCAACTCCCACCGCTGGgccttcaacttcttgtGCCCGAACTTGCGCCCCAAGATCGTCTGCCTCGTGGATGTGGGCACGGAGCCCGGGCCAGAGTCCATATTCAAGCTTTGGGAGGCCTTTAAGGACCCCAAAGTGGCCGGTGCATGCGGCGAAATCCGGGCCATGCTTGGGAAACACGCCAGTGCGAACGATGAAACGTCTTTTTTCGGCAAGGGCTGGCGTTGGGTGTGGACAAAGTGCTGCGATACGGCAGCGTGCATCGCCAATCCGCTAGTTGCGGCGCAGAATTTCGAATATAAGATGTCGAACATCCTCGACAAGCCCACAGAGTCGTTTTTCGGGTTTGTTTCCGTCTTGCCGGGTGCTTTCAGCGCGTACCGGTACTCGGCCTTGCAGGGAGACCCTCTCCAGGCGTACTTCCACGGTGAGGACATGAAAACAAACACGGACAAGCCCGCAGGCGTGCTTGAATCCAACATGTACCTTGCGGAAGATCGTATTTTGTGCTACCAGTTGGTTTCGAAACCCGCAAGCTCCTGCCTCTTGCGGTATGTCCACGACTCGTACGCGGTTACGGATGTTCCCGGCTCAATCAGCGAGTTCATGGGCCAGAGAAGGCGCTGGTTGAACGGCTCGTTTTTCGCTGCTTTGTACTCGTTGATCCACTTTTACAGGATCTTCCACTCGGGCCACACGTTCGGCCGCaagcttcttctcatcattGAGACCGTCTACCAGTTTCTCAGCATCGTTCTCTCGTGGTTCTCCTTGGCTACGtacttcctcatcttcaggaTATTGACACTCCAGGTGCTCGGCACGTCGATCGGCTGGAAGGCCGGAAATGTGCTTGCCGTCGCGTTTCTCTGGATTTACATCGTTGCCTCGGGCTTGACCTTCATCATCTCGTTTGGCAACAAGCCAAAGGAAAGCCGCCACCTCTACCAGCTTGTATTTTTCCTCTACTCGCTCATTGCCATCTACATGATGTTTTGCGTGGTTGTTTTGACTATCAGTTCGATCCTCGGCATCGAAAGCGACATCAAGAACTCCGCCGACCCGACCAACCCGCTCACATACTTGAAAAATGCCACTTTCAGGGACCTCACCGTCTCGTTGGCCTCAACTTACGCACTCTACCTTCTCTCCTCGCTCCTATTCTTTGACATGTTCCATCTCTTTGCCTGCATCCTCCAGTACCTACTTCTCAACCCGGCCTACATCAACGTCTTGACCATATACGCCTTCTGCAACATCGACGACATCTCCTGGGGTACCAAGGGTGCCAACAAGCCCGAAGGTGGGTCTTCCGAGCCCAAGAAGGTGGCCAATGTCGCGAAGCAGAAGACTGGAGGCTCTGCAGCGGCCGATGAGCATGTTCTCCTTCTTTCGGAGGCACTCAAGGACCCAGATGAGATGTATCGGGAGGCACAAAGCGAGCTGGAGTCCTCAGATGATGGCGGCCACCACCAATCCGATTCCAGCATCAAGATTTCCAGGAAGAACTACGCCAAAGGCCGCACTTACACGGTTCTTCTCTGGCTTCTGTCCAACTTCGTGCTCCTAGTTGTTGTGCTCCGAACTGGCGGCTTGGATGACTTCATCAGCATCCAAAAGGAGGGCTATCAGTCAAACAACTCGGGCACCACCACTACTGTTTCCTCACGATTGCTTAAACGGCAGTACGATCAGGAGAGTGCAACCATCTTCATGACTGTCATTTTGTGGATTGTTGCTGGAATGGCCTTGTACAGATTCATCAGTTGCATCTGTTACCGCATCGACTTTTTTGCCAGGAGACGCCGGTACCACCGAAGCCAGGTGTATTATTGAAGTTCGCAGTTGCTGGTTTGCTTTTAACGAAATACGTACTTGTATTAATGCTAATTCTCGCTGTCTATCTATGATGCCGGTTTTGGTTAGGAGTTCTGTTTACCTCGTTGCACTTGATGTTTTCGTAATTGCCAGGTCTAACCTTAGATATAGTCCATCTGTTCTTATAAGGATATGTTCACACTAATCTCAGACCTATCAGCAGAGTTGTTGCAACCTATTTCTAAGAGTAGATTGTATTTGAAATAAGAAGGTTCAGGTGAGTATTATACTTTGTGCTCTACAGAATGTTTTAGCATGCTACTGGGAGTATGAATATACTGTATAGCATACTTCCTGGGACTATGAATATACTGTATAGCATGCTTACTGGGACTATGAATATACTATGTATAGCATGCTACTGGGACTATGAACATACCATATATAGCACTTACCCACTATGAACATATTACGTATAGCACTTACCCACTATTACTGCGTATCTACTTCACTATTCATCGTGTATAGTGTgttcatcaacaatttgCCGTATGTCCAGTATGCATTGTATGCCCATTATGCATTATATGTCAGCCACACCATACTTGGTGTATTTTTGTACATTCACTCGGCATTATGCATCCCTATACAGCATTTTCAGATCTACTGTTACTATACAGGTACTAGTTCGTTACGCATGTACTACTTTGCTTAATTGGTTCAAGGGTGACACCTATCATGCCTGTGACTTTCAGATAACCAGCAGATGGTTCGCATTATACATCTTCAGCATTCATTTCCCCTCTACCTACATTAAGTACAGCCGTAAGTGCCTGAAAATCAACCATCCATGTAACAGAGTGTCgattcaaaaatataacaatTAAGATGGcatatgaaaagaaaaagaaaacggAAAAGCAAGGAATATATCGGATTAGAGCATGGTCTCATCCACAGCTCACAAAACATCAAGTTCAGAGCCAATGGACCGAGACCGATCCTGCATCCTGAGAAAATCATCGTCTCGGTTCACCGGAAGAAGATACTCGGGTTGCTGAGAGCCACTCATGCTGGGATCAGCGAGTTTCCGAAGCATGTTGGGCGGCGAGTCCGTGGAAACTAGCGAATCAAAGAAGCTCGCGTTATTTTCCCCATTCGTCATCCCGGGAGCAGACCCGAAAAGGGATTTTTCCAGCTTGGAGGACGAATTGCTTCTAGGAGACGGCAACTCTGTCAAAGAGCGGTCGGAAGACCTCGGGCGGTGCTGCGGGAGCCTGGATGGGATCTTGAAATTATCGAAAGATGAGGCTGGGGTGACACCTCCCAGCTCATTCAAGGTGATGGAGGTTGAGGAGGAGAGGGCGCTGCGGGGTGCGCCGATGCCGGCGGTATTGTCCGAGATCCCGCTGGAATTGCTGCTGCGGCTCGAGTTGCCTGCGCCCGCGCCTGCGCTGAAGTACCCGTTCATGGCGGCTGCGGCGAACTGCGCGCCCGAGTTGAACCCTGGAAGCGCAAACGAGTCGAGGTCTATCATGTCTGCGCCAGCGTCAATTGCGCCGGTATCCATCACGCCTGCGCCTGGCGCTCCAGCGCTCGCGCCAGCGCCCCGCCCTTCAATCATGTCATCCATACTGGCGGCGCCCGCCTCCTCACGAATCCGCCGGAGCGGCTGCATGTATGTAGGACCAACTGCCTGATACGGAAATGCGCTTTCCGAAAGCAGACTGTCCGGGGAAGGCGAGCTGACCGAATCGGACAACGAGTTAGAAGAGCTGCCGTTTGAGCCCGAAAATGCTAAACTGACGTTTGAAGACGTGATTGCGGGCGCAGACGAAGAGATCGGCGCGCGCCCCGCGCCGGACCTGCGTATCCTGCGCTCGTGCTCGTGGTCGCTAGCGGCCCGGGGGCGCGGAATCGGCATCGCATTCCCcgtttttgttgttttctctGTCTTACCAGACGTCTCCGATGGCTGCGCTGCCGCCGCATCGCTCACAAGCGCCTTAGCCGACTTGCGCTGCCTTTTCTTGTGCGTCTGCAAACTTCCCGCACGAGATTTCTGCCTTGTTCCATGGCGCACGCGCcctttctgctttttcaacttttgaAACATCTCCTCCGCAGCGCCGATGCGCCGGAAAAACTCGTCCTCATCATTCAAGTCGTGCTTCAACTCCTCGCTGCTTATCAGTAACGAGACAACCTGGTTGATCGAGAACGGGCCGTTCTCTGCGTCCTTGTCGTAGGTCATGCGCTGCCTGAAGCGCTCGAGATCATGTATGGCGCCATGCGCATCCGCATCCGCAGGTGCGCAATCGGCGCTCTCGCCGCTCTCGCTGCCCTGCGCACCGCCGCTCCGCCGAACAAGCTCGCAGAGCCTCAGCAACGACTTGCGCAGTATGCACAGCCGCTTTTCCATCATCTCCACGTACTCGTACGAATATGTCTTATCCCGCGATTTCTTCCGCTGCGTATATATGCATATCTTGTTATCTGCGATGCATTTTTCGCACGGCTGTTTTCCCGAGCACTTAGTTTTTTTCAGCCGGCACGAATCACACGCTTTTCCcactctcttttttctcaggCTACTTTGGGGGTGGTTTGCGTTTTCCCTAGCTTtatccatattttctttaacaGTACTGTCGATATTTTCTCCATCTGCAGTATTCATATTGTCTCTCACAGCattcacattttctttaacGCTGTTCACATTTTCTCTAACGCTATTCATATTTCCTGCTTTACCCATTTCTATCcctttcatttcttcctccttctcccCCACATCCATTTCTCTCCCACTCACACCTTCGCTTGCACTTCTCTTATAACTCATGCCTAACAATCCCAAATCTGTCAATGTATGCCTCTGTTCCTTAACCTTTTTGCTTGTTTAAATACTATTTTTCGGATCTCCTCTTCTCTAACCAATCTCTCCCTTGCGTACTCTCCTTGATCTATACTTGGTGTAATTTCAGAATTATATCCAGATCCAATCGATACTAGAAGCTCTGACGTCAATGCagatctttttgctttctatTTATATTCCTGCAATTAGCcgcccttttttttttctctcgtTTGGCACTTCGGTCTTAAGACTCTGATTATTCCGTATATACACCCCCAGCTTATTAATACAGGTCCGAAAGCAAATTGTGGAAATTGAATTCCCAATTTTTCTCGCAAACTATAATCTCTCAATTCATACTCTTCCCGAACGAAAATCCCACGGTATATATGTGAACTTCTAGCGAAGTGCCATCTAACGCTTGTGATCTAATACGTATGAGCAATATCATTTTAGAAGCTCGGATGTGCTAATGTGGTTATCACTTAATTCAGCCGGacacaaagcaaaaaattcTTCCCAGGCGTGATGGTTCATTGTTTTCCCCAACGTCCAATTACTACTTTCGGCCGTCTGTGGTGTGCCATTTCCCAAAACTCGAAATTTTTTACGTGGGCAAGGTGGCATGTTTGCATCCGCGTGGGGTGGCGTCCCTGGAAATTGTCAtccttatatttttttatttttttttttattccatCTGTGCTAAAGCTGCAAATCCTAATACTAATATTTTAACCATCCACCCCCTGCCAGCAGATATCTGCAACTGCTGAAATCTTGGTCCCCTGTTACATATGGAGTCATTTCACCGTCCACAGCCTATTTTGATCCCAGATGCATGCTGTTTTCACTCTAATTGTACCTTTTCATACCAATATGTGTGTGCAAATTCCTAAATAAACGCCTGATATGGCATATCTGCACctatatataatataaaaagatatatataactTTACTTGGCAGGTATTTCCAGATCTGCCCACGACACGTCAAGATCGCAGTATCCCGCGCATGTTTATTTCAGCGAATCGAAAAGGCAGGAAAATAAGGCAGGAtagaggggaaaaaaaaaagtttgcgCTCGCTCCATCCATCCCACGTCCGCCTCTACGACAGCCCACGCTCATAGCTCGCAGTCCCTAACTACTATTAGCCATATCTGTATTAATTACATCCAATCTCCATCCGATTCGTTTAGCACGCGTTCCAGATCATAAAGCATGAATTCCGCTCCCAGAGTTTGTTAATAGTCAGTCTCTCATGTGTTGGAAAGCAGCTGGCAATGTGTCTTTTCCATCCTGTCAATCACCCAAATTAACATTCTGATGAAATTTGGATCGCTGATTCAGGGGCAGAATGTATGCTGCCCACGGCAATATTGGCCAACAATGATGCCAAGATTTCTAAATGATTGAAAGTAGATCCACGGCAGCACCAAAGAGCACAATGCGGTGTAAAAGCATTGTTTGTACTTTCCGCATCCGGAAACAAGCTATTGACTTTACCAGTTTCGAGCGAACCCTATGGAAGTTATTATCCAGCTCCCGACCATTGTCAATGACCTTCCATGTTCTGCTCACAATGCTCCGTGTTTCAAAATCCATCCTGTTTTCCTCGCACCTCTAATTCCATCTATTCCATTGTTACCCCTCAATgtgttcttcttcctcattaTAGTCCGGAATGAGTCTCAAACTGTCCCATTCATTGGCCTCGTGATCATCCCTTGCCGCTAAAATTAGCGCTGAGTAATTCCGCTGCTTTTCCACCCTTGTTTCCTGCTGGTACCTTGTGGCAAACTTTTCTGCCATCACTATTCCAAATTCTACTAGTTCGCAGatgtttttgctttttccgtcttccaatttctgtGCATCTGCCCATGTTTTGTACCTCTTCAATCTCTCTGTGTATTCCCCGAGCCCGTTTCTCACCACCGTCACAAATTGTGAAAGAGTTTCCTGTTCGGAATTCCTGGTGacatcatctttctccATCATCCGTCTCATCAAACTCAACACCTCTTTTTTGTCTGTGAGACAGATTTGAACGTCGTCGATCCGCCCATCCACGCCTGATCTCACTGCAAACAACACGTTGGGATCTTTCCAGCGttcattttctgttttGTGGTCTGCAAAATGGCCCCAAAATGGAACATCCACGAAAGTTGGCGTAGAATCCAGGTTGCGTGGGATAAATCCGTAAGTCACCAGGAATCGAGTTGCTTCCTCAACCGGACTGTAGCTGATAAACACCTCGTGGACTTGCCCAGCCTGCTGTTTGAAGCTTTCCGGGTCCAACTTCAATAAAACGTCGTTGTTGGATCGGTCAATGTCGAAATAGGCGTTAACCAGGTCATTATTGTGGTTTGCAAAGTCCAAAATGGGTACCATCTTGATACTGATGCTAAAATCAGCCCCCTGCCCACCCTCTTTGCTACTGCAAACGTCCGGAATCTCGAGCTCCCGTGATCTAATCGCCGTTTCGATCTGGATCACCTCATTGGCTGAAAGTATTCCGGGATGCTTGTTTTCCAACAGTTTTTCGTCGATTAATCCCGCAAACCGTGAACTCGCTCCATCATGCAATCTTCTAACGACCTCCTGAACAAGCGTGTTACCCGGAAACTCGCTCACATAAGCGAGCAATAGATTTACATCGTCATTATTGAGATTGTGGACTTTGGTTTCCATCAGAATGTCAAAATATCGCCCCACAAACCGGGCGGAAGGCGACTGGAGGTCACTAAGCCTGCCCAGGCGCCCTAACACCAGAAAAGCCACGCAGTAGGCCACCAAAATGTAACTTTCAGAAACTACATGTGCCTCGCTACAGTAGCTTTTGAGACACTGCTGAATAAACGTTAAAGTTTGGGTCTTTTCCTGCTTGCAAGACCGCATTATCGCCCTACATGTTTCCAAGCTGAGCACAGAGCCAGCCGGTATCCTCAATATTTCCCCATTCCAGTTTTGTTGCTTTGGAATGTGATGAGAATCGAAAAAAAGACCGTATCCACCAAAAGCAGAGTTTCTAATTGAGAGCCCTGGAGAAAAAGTGGCTCCAACTTCGTCTTCGGCCCAGTTGTTAAGTTGCTGGCTATTTGCAATCGATGTGTGAAAAAGCCCCATGCTCGTTTCTTTAACGAAGTCGAATAATGCAAAAATGCAAACAAAGTGAGTCGAAGTAGAATGAGATCCAATAAAGCGAAACTCACGAATCGAGATCGATTGAAAAATGCGGGGGATGATAACAGAAATTTTAAATCCCGCACATGCCTGTTAAGTTccagaaagataaagaaaaatttttcaggcTAGTGAGTGACACATTTTTCAGAATAGACGCATGTCCATCTCTACAATTTGAAAACTTGAGGTGCTTACGTGATCCAATGGCTGCTGCCGATCATGAGGTTTATGCATTAAGACAGAATGTAGGAGGAGTATGCATGTTTGTGAGGGAGTAGAGGGAAAGAGGCATATTTTATTGTCATCAGTCGATAGTCGCGTCGGTATGTTCGCGCCTTGTTTCATGTCCGAACAGAAGGATTTAAGAGAGTCAAGTGGGATTACtatttctttacttttctcCTCAAAATGCATAATTTCCTACATGGTAAAATAATGGCATCAAGCAATAGCAGCTTTCTAGTTCTAGAATGAACATAAGCGTAAGGAATGTTCACAATTGACTGTTTCGGGTGGGTTAGTTTCCTATTTGGTGATACTACACTCATAATCAGGTTAGTAGGATGCGGTAGTGTATCTAAATTaagaagcacaaaaagCAGCGTTATTGATGGTGAATCAAGAAATGGCAATGCAATAAATGCAAGAAATACAAGAAATGAAGATATTTCAAGCAATCTAGACAATTTAGTCAATGCAATTCCTCAATCAAAATGCCACGTAAAGTACATGCTAATGGcaaatttgaatatttaaGACATGCAGTAAATGCGAAGTCAAGATGAGCAAGAAGTTTCAACATGTTGGTAATTTCAATTGAAGCCGGTGCCAGATGTCAAACGATATTCAACGAAAGCAAAATCAAGGCAACTCCAAAGcgatgttgaagaaattaACATGATGCTAAAGCAATGCAATAGTGGATAAAGAAAGCCAAATAACGTCGAAGTCgaataaaagcaaaagctAAGATGAAGTCAAAATAAGGCTACTCAAAGTGAAGCAAGAATTGTTCATAAGAGTTAGAATGCTGGAAGAAATACTAGCGTATGGTATtaattgatgaagaatcAGTGGGGATGCAGAAATCAGAAGTTATGCAAGCCAATTTCAAAGGAAGAGTACAGGATCTTCGTTTTCATGAA encodes:
- a CDS encoding uncharacterized protein (CAZy:GT2_Chitin_synth_1) yields the protein MSQPIKSPFDVDEYDSDNSHDATDNYEMSGWSHTNRRRPPPATSISPMSQNRSKAHSTIRQDALLSPPGATRRAPGTSRPFSGSNVVNSSYEYDLGEYFNGGSDNEEEEKGTYDSKSFLDENYLGSNRSKSASMSQISAQSSALPLQQGGRESFPFQQFVRDADEPEIFGQEGFVAEEKRQLGQRQGGAAVQPAYGSDPGFEPRGAPGGAPGGAPGVPSAQGSYLGSAVAYAQTGNNAALPNVAGAEQVKLLNGAYYSFDYPVPGPLLGKIPFPGARDLAEFKYVRYHAVTADPKDYKPENAEACRYIENFPLRSKWYAVPRETELMIVCTMYNEDEVLLARTLKGVFKNIKKMYRGEEPFGKDCWKKIVVVVVADGRNKLNERAKALLTLLGCYQEGVIQEKVNGKDVKAHLFEYTTSFGIGKFEYGSSRSADGKTQAQSTQKSTGSSYFSSSCPKIPLVTEQTIPVQLMFLLKEHNAQKINSHRWAFNFLCPNLRPKIVCLVDVGTEPGPESIFKLWEAFKDPKVAGACGEIRAMLGKHASANDETSFFGKGWRWVWTKCCDTAACIANPLVAAQNFEYKMSNILDKPTESFFGFVSVLPGAFSAYRYSALQGDPLQAYFHGEDMKTNTDKPAGVLESNMYLAEDRILCYQLVSKPASSCLLRYVHDSYAVTDVPGSISEFMGQRRRWLNGSFFAALYSLIHFYRIFHSGHTFGRKLLLIIETVYQFLSIVLSWFSLATYFLIFRILTLQVLGTSIGWKAGNVLAVAFLWIYIVASGLTFIISFGNKPKESRHLYQLVFFLYSLIAIYMMFCVVVLTISSILGIESDIKNSADPTNPLTYLKNATFRDLTVSLASTYALYLLSSLLFFDMFHLFACILQYLLLNPAYINVLTIYAFCNIDDISWGTKGANKPEGGSSEPKKVANVAKQKTGGSAAADEHVLLLSEALKDPDEMYREAQSELESSDDGGHHQSDSSIKISRKNYAKGRTYTVLLWLLSNFVLLVVVLRTGGLDDFISIQKEGYQSNNSGTTTTVSSRLLKRQYDQESATIFMTVILWIVAGMALYRFISCICYRIDFFARRRRYHRSQVYY